In Daucus carota subsp. sativus chromosome 4, DH1 v3.0, whole genome shotgun sequence, one DNA window encodes the following:
- the LOC108219548 gene encoding chromatin remodeling protein EBS-like isoform X2, producing MAKTKPGKKDLDTYAIKGTNKVVRPGDCVLLRPSDSDKAPYVARVEKLEADHRSNVKVRVRWYYRPEESQGGRRQFHGAKELFLSDHYDVQSAHTIEGKCIVHSFKNYTKLENVGTEDYFCRFEYKASTGGFIPDRVAVYCKCEMPYNPDDLMVQCEGCKDWFHPSCMGMTIEEARKLEQFICADCASEEDSKRSLNSLPLSNGGTQAQEEMTECDT from the exons ATGGCAAAGACAAAACCAGGCAAAAAAGACCTCGACACGTACGCAATCAAAGGCACCAACAAAGTCGTCCGAC CTGGAGACTGCGTGTTGCTCCGCCCCTCAGATTCCGACAAGGCTCCCTATGTGGCGCGAGTAGAGAAGCTGGAGGCCGATCACCGCAGCAACGTCAAAGTCAGGGTTCGTTGGTACTACCGCCCCGAGGAATCTCAAGGCGGTCGCCGTCAATTCCATGGAGCAAAAGAGCTGTTTTTATCGGACCACTACGATGTGCAAAGTGCGCATACGATAGAAGGGAAGTGCATTGTGCATTCTTTCAAGAATTATACTAAGCTTGAGAATGTAGGGACTGAGGATTACTTTTGTCGGTTTGAATACAAGGCTTCTACTGGGGGTTTTATTCCCGATCGTGTTGCTGT gtaTTGCAAGTGTGAAATGCCATACAATCCGGATGATCTCATGGTACAATGCGAAGGCTGCAAAGACTG GTTCCATCCTTCTTGTATGGGCATGACCATTGAAGAAGCAAGAAAGTTGGAACAATTCATTTGTGCGGATTGTGCATCTGAAGAGGATTCCAAAAGATCCTTGAACTCATTGCCACTATCAAATG GTGGAACCCAAGCGCAGGAAGAGATGACTGAGTGTGATACTTAA
- the LOC108219548 gene encoding chromatin remodeling protein EBS-like isoform X1, which yields MAKTKPGKKDLDTYAIKGTNKVVRPGDCVLLRPSDSDKAPYVARVEKLEADHRSNVKVRVRWYYRPEESQGGRRQFHGAKELFLSDHYDVQSAHTIEGKCIVHSFKNYTKLENVGTEDYFCRFEYKASTGGFIPDRVAVYCKCEMPYNPDDLMVQCEGCKDWFHPSCMGMTIEEARKLEQFICADCASEEDSKRSLNSLPLSNGEAKVEPKRRKR from the exons ATGGCAAAGACAAAACCAGGCAAAAAAGACCTCGACACGTACGCAATCAAAGGCACCAACAAAGTCGTCCGAC CTGGAGACTGCGTGTTGCTCCGCCCCTCAGATTCCGACAAGGCTCCCTATGTGGCGCGAGTAGAGAAGCTGGAGGCCGATCACCGCAGCAACGTCAAAGTCAGGGTTCGTTGGTACTACCGCCCCGAGGAATCTCAAGGCGGTCGCCGTCAATTCCATGGAGCAAAAGAGCTGTTTTTATCGGACCACTACGATGTGCAAAGTGCGCATACGATAGAAGGGAAGTGCATTGTGCATTCTTTCAAGAATTATACTAAGCTTGAGAATGTAGGGACTGAGGATTACTTTTGTCGGTTTGAATACAAGGCTTCTACTGGGGGTTTTATTCCCGATCGTGTTGCTGT gtaTTGCAAGTGTGAAATGCCATACAATCCGGATGATCTCATGGTACAATGCGAAGGCTGCAAAGACTG GTTCCATCCTTCTTGTATGGGCATGACCATTGAAGAAGCAAGAAAGTTGGAACAATTCATTTGTGCGGATTGTGCATCTGAAGAGGATTCCAAAAGATCCTTGAACTCATTGCCACTATCAAATGGTGAGGCTAAG GTGGAACCCAAGCGCAGGAAGAGATGA